From the genome of Vibrio spartinae:
CTCGAACCGTGATGCGGGATTCGATGCCAACAGAATCAACCATGCATCATCCCCTTGTTCGGTCAGACGCATCATTTGGCCATCACCGAGTTTCGCCAATGAATCCCTTGCATGTAGCCACGACGCTGATGCACCGATCTTCTGCTCTTTGATGGGCGTCAGATGCAGCGGGGTTTCAAACACGCGATCAAAACAGCGTAATCTTTCCAGACGCTCCGAAACACTCCGACACTGATTTGCCTGTTCAACCAACTGCTCCGGTTTGGTTAAAGTCTCCGGTTTTGGCATTTGGGGGCCGGTTGCCGCTATCGCTGCAACTGCGGGCAATAACATCAATGTCGCCAAGCTCATGACTGAGCAAGAAATTCTTAATTTCATGGCGCTTTAATCTCCAGTTTCTGGCATTTGTAAGCCAGTGTCCGTTTGGGAATCCCCAAGCTTTCTGCCGCTTTGGCACGGTCACCGGAAAACAATCGCAGGCGTTCTCTGATAATTTTTGATTCAAAATCCTGAATCGCCTGTTTGAGATCTTTAATCACAGTACACGATTCCGGCTCTTCAACCTGAAACAGGTTGACCTCTTCCCGAGGCAGAATCCGATGAATAAAACTATTCACCTGAACTTCATTGCCGTCTTGTGTCTGTGCACATCCAAACTCGATTAAATGCTTAAGCTCACGCACATTACCGTTGAAGTTGTGCTGCTTCAGACAATCAATCGCTTTGTAATTCAACCCACGGATCTGAGTCCCGTGCGAGTCATTAAATAACTGAACAAAATGCTGACTCAATAACGCAATATCGTCGATTCGCTCGGTCAGACATGGCACCGTAATCGGATATTGAAACAGTCGGTAATAGAGATCTTGACGAAATACTTTCTGGCGAACCTGACCCAACAAATTGACGTGCGTGGCAGAAACCAGCCGAAAATCGGAAGTCAGTTCTTCTTTACCACCAACCGGACGAAATGCTCGCGTCTCAAGCACCCGCAGTAGCTTGGCTTGCAGCACCAAAGGCATATCACCGATTTCATCAAGAAAAAGAGTGCCGCCATTGGCCTGAGCGATCAGCCCCTGTTTATCGGCTTCAGCCCCGGAAAAGGCCCCTTTGCTATACCCGAACAACTCACTCTCAAGTAGGTTTTCCGGAATCGCGGCGCAGTTGATGGCAATGAAGGGTTGATTTGCCCGTTCAGACAAGTCATGCACCGCCTGAGCCACCAGCTCTTTCCCTGTTCCCGTATCGCCCTGAATCATCACCGATAGCTGAGAACCGGCGGCACTGACAATCTGCTCCCGGAGTTTGACCATCGGTGCGCTCTGGCCCACAAGTGTCTGGGATAAAGAATCACTCAGACGTTGCTGTTCACGGGCTCGCTCAACATCGAATAGTGATTCGCGAAGATCGCGCTGATTCTGCTCTTCACGTTCAATACCGGTTAACAGAGTCCACTGTTGGCTGAACACATCCACATAACGACAAAAATCGTCATCAGAAAATATCTGCTGAAGATGTTCCGTCTCGCCAATCAGGAATAGTAATGTCTTGATGACATCCTGATTGAGAGGCAACGGGACGATGCGAACAACGTCAAACATGCCGACGGATTCAGTCAACTGGGCAAATGCGCGATTAGACTGCCAAAAAACCAAACTCTCTAATGACAATGTCATCGGTTTTGAGGACTGGAGAACATGGGCGAACGGACACTCAAAATCACTCACCGACCACATCATCTCCAGATCAGACCGATGAGGGACTAATGTCCGCCCATCGGCACTGGGTACCAACAATAAGCAAGTATCAAGATCCAACTCACGTGAAACCGTATCGATAAAAAGCGACGCTAATTGCTGCGCTTTTCTGATACCGACGAGATCGGTCGCGTAAGTTAACCAGCGGTTCATCCCTATTCAACCTCACCGATGAACTCACCATCAACCGCAGCCAGATAGACCCGGTTAATCGGTTCACGCTCAGCAAGCTTGTTCAATAGTGCAAGCGAGACGGGGGGTAACAATTGTCCTTCGATAATCGCTTCCAGCATCCGCGCACCATTTTCAGAACGGGTCGCCCGCGTCAGGATTTCCTCAATCAACGAATCGGCAATCTCAACTTCTGCGGCATAACGCTCTTGGAAGATGTTTTCCAAACGCGTCAGTTTCGCCTGAACAATTTCAGCCAGAACTTCTTTCTTGAGCGGTAAGTAAGGAATCACTTCCATCCGAGCCAGCAGCGCTGGTTTAAAGAAGTCAGCCAGTTCAGGATACAACCGGTCTGCAATGATTTTCGGTTCGTCAGCATAATCAACGATGGTCTGATAACCGAGATTCGATGTCAGGAAGAACACGATGTTCTTACAGTCGATCACTCGGCCTTCCCCATCGGCAAGCTCACCTTTATCAAACGCCTGATAGAAAATATTCAGCACTTCAGGGTGGGCTTTTTCAACTTCATCCAGCAGTACCACCGAATAAGGCATTTTGCGGATCGCTTCGGTCAAAACACCACCTTCGCCATAACCGACATAACCCGGAGGAGAACCGATCAAACGTGAAACGGTATGTTTCTCCTGATATTCAGACATGTTGATTGTGGTCAGGAATTGTTGTCCGCCGTACAGTTGTTCGGCTAACTGAATTACTGTTTCTGTTTTACCGACACCACTTGGTCCCACCAACAGGAAAGCCCCTTTCGGACGGCCGGGACGACGTAAATCAGCACGGGCAGTCAGTAAATGACGGTGAATCCGTTCGATAGCTGTATCCTGACCTTTGATGGTTTCCCCTAAGATGGAAGTCAGATTGGTAATTTTGTGCAATTCATCAGTGTTCATCTGATCGACAGGAACGCCGGTCCAGTCTGCAATCACTTCTGCAATTTGGTCTGAATCTACCTGCGGATAAATCAGACGCTCACGATGAGGAATCGCTTCAAGCGCGGCATATTTCTCTTGCAGTTCGCTCTTCAGCGTTTCCATCACCTCTTGTGGCGATTGCTCTGCGGATGCTTCCTGCACTTCAACCAGCTCATCCAAGACTTCAAATGAAGTGGCTTCGGCAGGTTGTGCTGCGGCCTCTGTTTGTTGCAACGAAAGCGCAATCAACTGTGAACGAAGTTCAATAATTGATTCAACCAGCGTTTTTTGACTTTCCCAGCTTTCAAGGAGCGTTAATTTTTCTGCTTCGTCTTGGTCTTCCTGAGCTCGGAGCTCATCCAGACGTTTGACATCACTTTCACTGCCGAGGAACTGCGCTCTTTCTAGCATGTCGATTTCTAGCTGACGCTGGTAACAATTGGTTTCCAACTGAGCGAGACGTTTCGGTGGCGTGGTCAGGTGAATCGCAATTCGGGCACAAGCCGTATCTAAAACATCGATGGCTTTGTCTGGAAGCTGACGTCCTGAAATGTAGCGCGCCGATAGTTCAGCCGCCGCTTTCAACGCTTCATCCGTGATCAAAACGTGGTGTGCTTTTTCATACACACTATTCAGACCACGCAGGATATCAACAGCCTGAACGATACTTGGCTCTTCCAGTTTCACCAGTTGGAAACGACGGGTCAGCGCCGGATCTTTTTCAAAATATTTTTTGTACTCTTTCCAAGTCGTTGCGGCAACGGTACTCAGTTCACCACGGGCAAGCGCTGGTTTGAGCAAGTTGGCCGCATCGGCCCCGCCTTCCTGATTACCGGCACCGATCAAGGTATGCGCTTCATCGATGAACAGAATAATGGGGGTTGGTGACGTTTTAATCGCATCGATCACACCTTTGAGGCGTTTCTCGAATTCACCTTTGACTGACGCTCCCGCCTGAAGCAGGCCTAAATCGAGCGCCATGATATCGACATTTTTCAATTGATCAGGCACGTTGCCTGCAACAATTCGCAGCGCAAGGCCTTCAATCATGGCACTTTTACCGACCCCGGCATCACCGACAACAATCGGATTGTTCTTACGGCGACGACACAGAATATCAATCATCAGATTGATTTCATTTTCACGGCACAAGACCGGATCAAGCTCACCCCGACGGGCCTGCTCACTGATATTCGAACAATATTTCTGTAACGGTGTGGTTGCTTCTGTCAGGGGCGATTTCGCGCCACTTTTTTCTGTCGGTTTGTCGACTGCCGTTTCAGAGGAATCGGCAACTACAGCAACGAAGTTTTTCTTCAGGGTTTCCCGGTTAATACTTTCTAACAGCGTGATCAGTCGCACGGGCAGATATCGGTCAACCCGAGTCAGTGCCGCCAGAAAAATAGCACCGGAGCGTAATTCATGTTGATCCAGCTCGGTGGTAGACAGTAGCCAGGCTTCCTGAAGCAATTCAACCAGCAATGGTGAAAAAGCAGGATAGGTGTCCAGTGCATGTTCACGCGTGTACGAGCTGGCAATGGCTTGTCTGACACTTTCAAAATCGATATTGGCCTGCTT
Proteins encoded in this window:
- the tssH gene encoding type VI secretion system ATPase TssH, whose protein sequence is MIAVIRIELPTLISKLNQQSKLALEQAASLCIERQHPEVTLEHYIDVLLDNPLSDIRVILKQANIDFESVRQAIASSYTREHALDTYPAFSPLLVELLQEAWLLSTTELDQHELRSGAIFLAALTRVDRYLPVRLITLLESINRETLKKNFVAVVADSSETAVDKPTEKSGAKSPLTEATTPLQKYCSNISEQARRGELDPVLCRENEINLMIDILCRRRKNNPIVVGDAGVGKSAMIEGLALRIVAGNVPDQLKNVDIMALDLGLLQAGASVKGEFEKRLKGVIDAIKTSPTPIILFIDEAHTLIGAGNQEGGADAANLLKPALARGELSTVAATTWKEYKKYFEKDPALTRRFQLVKLEEPSIVQAVDILRGLNSVYEKAHHVLITDEALKAAAELSARYISGRQLPDKAIDVLDTACARIAIHLTTPPKRLAQLETNCYQRQLEIDMLERAQFLGSESDVKRLDELRAQEDQDEAEKLTLLESWESQKTLVESIIELRSQLIALSLQQTEAAAQPAEATSFEVLDELVEVQEASAEQSPQEVMETLKSELQEKYAALEAIPHRERLIYPQVDSDQIAEVIADWTGVPVDQMNTDELHKITNLTSILGETIKGQDTAIERIHRHLLTARADLRRPGRPKGAFLLVGPSGVGKTETVIQLAEQLYGGQQFLTTINMSEYQEKHTVSRLIGSPPGYVGYGEGGVLTEAIRKMPYSVVLLDEVEKAHPEVLNIFYQAFDKGELADGEGRVIDCKNIVFFLTSNLGYQTIVDYADEPKIIADRLYPELADFFKPALLARMEVIPYLPLKKEVLAEIVQAKLTRLENIFQERYAAEVEIADSLIEEILTRATRSENGARMLEAIIEGQLLPPVSLALLNKLAEREPINRVYLAAVDGEFIGEVE
- the vasI gene encoding type VI secretion system-associated protein VasI, giving the protein MKLRISCSVMSLATLMLLPAVAAIAATGPQMPKPETLTKPEQLVEQANQCRSVSERLERLRCFDRVFETPLHLTPIKEQKIGASASWLHARDSLAKLGDGQMMRLTEQGDDAWLILLASNPASRFENDQKPVLMMSCIHRISRVELALPSEIPDARAKVTIQRETQYWRSDDAGLLLSSGRGMPAISLMRIMTKEDHTVLRSNSKAVDGLTFDTSDLSEALKPLRTRCDW
- a CDS encoding sigma-54 interaction domain-containing protein translates to MNRWLTYATDLVGIRKAQQLASLFIDTVSRELDLDTCLLLVPSADGRTLVPHRSDLEMMWSVSDFECPFAHVLQSSKPMTLSLESLVFWQSNRAFAQLTESVGMFDVVRIVPLPLNQDVIKTLLFLIGETEHLQQIFSDDDFCRYVDVFSQQWTLLTGIEREEQNQRDLRESLFDVERAREQQRLSDSLSQTLVGQSAPMVKLREQIVSAAGSQLSVMIQGDTGTGKELVAQAVHDLSERANQPFIAINCAAIPENLLESELFGYSKGAFSGAEADKQGLIAQANGGTLFLDEIGDMPLVLQAKLLRVLETRAFRPVGGKEELTSDFRLVSATHVNLLGQVRQKVFRQDLYYRLFQYPITVPCLTERIDDIALLSQHFVQLFNDSHGTQIRGLNYKAIDCLKQHNFNGNVRELKHLIEFGCAQTQDGNEVQVNSFIHRILPREEVNLFQVEEPESCTVIKDLKQAIQDFESKIIRERLRLFSGDRAKAAESLGIPKRTLAYKCQKLEIKAP